The following are from one region of the Halobellus limi genome:
- a CDS encoding HEAT repeat domain-containing protein gives MTDANRASRISEAARREPTAVELEELGACLDADSRAARGHAAEALGRLALAGRDVEPYADRLGGLLADTELLDAGVRLSVDPDAEGWFQPRVVAFAAAALVLTGSVERADTIESAVRAYERSHPEFDAETRTVTAVREVGWALASVVIYTDGYVDVLVSLTERDDDLVRRVAASALSDVAEEYPPIRDAFPDETPRLVAVAAESLASDPHPRVRYHAAFALYEYALGRPELVRGRRDVLVAALEDESELVRKDAAGTLGLVGATDAVPALRELAESDPADRVRGSAADALESLGEPE, from the coding sequence ATGACCGACGCGAACCGCGCGTCGCGGATCAGCGAGGCCGCCCGGCGGGAACCGACGGCCGTAGAGCTGGAGGAACTCGGCGCGTGCCTCGACGCCGACTCGCGTGCGGCGCGGGGACACGCAGCAGAAGCGCTCGGCCGCCTCGCGCTGGCGGGCCGGGACGTCGAGCCGTACGCCGATCGGCTCGGCGGACTCCTGGCGGACACCGAGCTACTGGACGCGGGAGTACGGTTGTCCGTCGATCCGGACGCCGAGGGGTGGTTCCAGCCGCGCGTCGTGGCGTTCGCCGCGGCGGCGCTCGTCCTCACGGGATCGGTGGAGCGAGCGGACACTATCGAATCAGCCGTCCGCGCCTACGAGCGGTCCCACCCGGAGTTCGACGCGGAGACGCGGACGGTCACGGCGGTACGGGAGGTCGGGTGGGCGCTCGCGTCGGTCGTGATTTACACCGACGGCTACGTGGACGTGCTCGTCTCGCTCACCGAGCGGGACGACGACCTCGTCCGGCGGGTCGCCGCGTCGGCGCTGTCGGACGTCGCCGAGGAGTATCCGCCGATCCGCGACGCGTTCCCGGACGAGACGCCTCGGCTCGTCGCCGTCGCCGCGGAGTCGCTCGCGTCGGATCCGCACCCGCGGGTCAGGTACCACGCGGCGTTCGCGCTCTACGAGTACGCGCTGGGGCGGCCCGAACTCGTCCGCGGTCGACGCGACGTGCTGGTGGCGGCCCTCGAGGACGAGTCGGAACTCGTCCGCAAGGACGCCGCGGGAACGCTCGGGCTCGTCGGCGCGACCGACGCGGTTCCCGCGCTGCGTGAACTGGCCGAATCCGACCCCGCAGACCGGGTCCGCGGGTCGGCGGCCGACGCGCTCGAA
- a CDS encoding YgaP family membrane protein — MERNVGQTDSIVRIALGAIAGVISLGILGDAVSAPAILSPVLGIVAILMLATGATGRCGLYSVIGVDTCKAR, encoded by the coding sequence ATGGAACGGAACGTCGGCCAGACGGACAGCATCGTTCGGATCGCACTCGGGGCGATCGCGGGAGTGATCTCACTCGGTATCCTCGGCGACGCCGTTTCCGCCCCGGCGATCCTCTCACCGGTACTCGGAATCGTCGCGATACTGATGCTGGCGACGGGCGCGACGGGTCGCTGCGGTCTCTACTCTGTGATCGGGGTCGACACCTGCAAGGCCCGCTGA
- a CDS encoding Hsp20/alpha crystallin family protein, with translation MTDRKNPFRELDRLFEQMQENVEEASRWWESEPLVRSDDGSSPMRVDLRDAGDEFVLTAELPGFEKGDIDVRLTDRNLRVSAEREEEERSEDGEYIHRERHRASVSRSIPLREAVETDGVSATYDNGVLTVRMPKTEPSAESTEIDVS, from the coding sequence ATGACCGACCGAAAAAACCCGTTCCGCGAGCTCGACCGGCTGTTCGAACAGATGCAGGAGAACGTCGAGGAGGCCAGTCGGTGGTGGGAGTCGGAACCGCTCGTGCGGAGCGACGACGGGTCGTCGCCGATGCGGGTCGACCTCAGAGACGCCGGCGACGAGTTCGTCCTGACGGCCGAACTCCCCGGATTCGAGAAGGGGGACATCGACGTCCGGCTCACCGACCGGAACCTCCGGGTGTCCGCCGAACGCGAGGAGGAAGAACGATCGGAGGACGGAGAGTACATCCACCGGGAGCGACACCGGGCGTCGGTCAGCCGATCGATCCCGCTCCGGGAAGCGGTGGAGACCGACGGCGTCTCGGCCACCTACGACAACGGGGTGTTGACCGTGCGGATGCCGAAGACCGAGCCGAGTGCGGAGAGCACCGAAATCGACGTGAGCTGA
- a CDS encoding phosphoribosyltransferase codes for MSSARRFEDRTEAGERLGETLREREIAADIVLAIPRGGLPLGRAVADALDAPLDVVVASKIGAPGNPEYAIGAVAADGSVWRNERAFEGAGADEEYFERERKREAENAREKAERYRSGRSEPDLTGKDVVVVDDGVATGSTVRACLRTLADAGAERIVLAVPVGPPDTIAELRSMADEVVCLQTPGDFRGVGQFYDRFDQVSDEEAMTYLDEHP; via the coding sequence ATGAGTTCCGCACGCCGATTCGAAGACCGGACCGAGGCAGGTGAACGGCTCGGAGAGACGCTTCGAGAGCGGGAGATCGCTGCGGATATCGTGCTCGCGATCCCCCGTGGCGGCCTGCCCCTCGGACGGGCCGTCGCGGACGCACTCGACGCACCGCTCGACGTCGTCGTCGCGTCGAAAATCGGCGCGCCGGGGAACCCGGAGTACGCCATCGGTGCCGTCGCCGCCGACGGGAGCGTCTGGCGTAACGAGCGGGCCTTCGAGGGGGCCGGTGCCGACGAGGAGTACTTCGAGCGGGAGCGGAAGCGAGAAGCGGAGAACGCCCGCGAGAAGGCCGAACGGTACCGAAGCGGACGGTCGGAGCCGGATCTGACGGGGAAGGACGTCGTGGTCGTCGACGACGGCGTCGCGACGGGATCGACCGTCAGAGCGTGTCTCCGGACGCTCGCCGACGCGGGTGCCGAACGGATCGTACTGGCGGTGCCAGTCGGCCCGCCCGACACGATTGCGGAGTTGCGATCGATGGCCGACGAGGTGGTCTGTCTGCAAACGCCGGGGGACTTCAGGGGCGTCGGCCAGTTCTACGACCGGTTCGATCAGGTGTCCGACGAGGAGGCGATGACGTACCTGGATGAGCATCCGTGA
- a CDS encoding DUF7544 domain-containing protein: protein MTLYALDAIDDALDAARAFLWPFDLGRWARLALVMFFVGGAGGTPPFQFGGGTPSGTGSQTPDVSGIPGTIPSPGGTELAVIAAIFGIVLVLGLAFLFVGSVMEFVFVESLRREAVTIRRYWGERWRQGARLFGFRIVLGALTIGIVGALLAAILWPVLVGEGALSIGLLFLAIPVFVVVSVISGLVGGFTTMFVVPVMVAEDRALLSAWRRFWPTLTGQWKQYAAYAVLSFVLQLVAGILASVVTVLAAVGVAVPIGLFGLVGVGLLSVSELAGWGLIGLAVALFVVAVIVIGLVVAVPIQTYLRYYALLVLGDTEAAFDLIPERRAAVRE, encoded by the coding sequence ATGACGCTGTACGCCCTCGACGCGATCGACGACGCCCTCGACGCGGCGCGGGCGTTCCTCTGGCCGTTCGACCTCGGCCGGTGGGCGCGGCTCGCACTCGTGATGTTCTTCGTCGGTGGCGCCGGCGGAACGCCGCCGTTCCAGTTCGGCGGCGGCACGCCGAGCGGGACGGGGTCCCAGACGCCCGACGTCTCCGGGATACCCGGGACGATACCCTCGCCCGGCGGGACGGAACTCGCGGTGATCGCGGCGATATTCGGGATCGTGCTGGTCCTCGGCCTCGCGTTCCTGTTCGTCGGATCGGTGATGGAGTTCGTGTTCGTCGAATCGCTCCGGCGCGAGGCCGTGACGATCCGGCGGTACTGGGGCGAGCGCTGGCGGCAGGGCGCTCGGCTGTTCGGGTTCCGGATCGTCCTCGGAGCGCTCACGATCGGAATCGTCGGCGCCCTCCTGGCGGCGATCCTCTGGCCCGTACTCGTCGGCGAGGGCGCACTCTCGATCGGACTGCTGTTCCTCGCAATTCCGGTTTTCGTAGTCGTGAGCGTGATCAGCGGCCTGGTCGGCGGATTCACGACGATGTTCGTGGTGCCGGTGATGGTCGCCGAGGACAGGGCGTTGCTCTCGGCGTGGCGGCGGTTCTGGCCGACGCTGACCGGCCAGTGGAAGCAGTACGCGGCGTACGCCGTCTTGAGCTTCGTCCTCCAGTTGGTCGCCGGGATCCTCGCGAGCGTCGTGACGGTGCTCGCGGCGGTGGGAGTCGCCGTCCCGATCGGTCTGTTCGGACTCGTCGGCGTGGGGCTGTTGAGCGTCTCCGAACTCGCCGGCTGGGGACTCATCGGCCTGGCGGTAGCGCTCTTCGTCGTCGCCGTCATCGTCATCGGACTGGTCGTGGCCGTGCCGATCCAGACGTATCTCCGGTACTACGCGCTGCTCGTCCTCGGCGACACGGAGGCGGCGTTCGACCTGATTCCGGAGCGGCGAGCGGCGGTCCGAGAGTAA
- a CDS encoding ABC transporter ATP-binding protein has product MPSTNAAAIEADDLRKRYGSEVALDGVSLSIPTGTVYGFLGPNGAGKTTTMRLLTGLSRPSSGTVRVCGVDVSDRRALTPHVGYLPETPPLYEEFSAREQLEYVADLRDVSDEVAAERIERYLTQFELLDDADRRIDAYSKGMKQKTAFVQSVLHDPDVLFLDEPTSGLDPRAARRIRESILAFADAGTTVFLSTHILPVVEAVADEVGVLYEGRLVAEGPPDAVTSRAATGESGSLEDAFLAVTGGEDDVADGDETGPNASEP; this is encoded by the coding sequence ATGCCCTCCACGAACGCTGCCGCCATCGAAGCGGACGACCTCCGGAAACGGTACGGCTCGGAGGTCGCGCTCGACGGCGTCTCGCTCTCGATCCCGACCGGGACAGTGTACGGGTTTCTCGGGCCGAACGGCGCTGGAAAGACGACGACGATGCGGCTCCTCACCGGGCTTTCGCGCCCGTCGAGCGGGACCGTCCGGGTCTGCGGCGTCGACGTCTCCGACCGCCGCGCGCTCACTCCTCACGTCGGCTACCTCCCCGAGACCCCGCCGCTGTACGAGGAGTTCAGCGCGCGCGAACAACTCGAGTACGTCGCCGACCTCAGAGACGTATCCGACGAGGTCGCCGCCGAGCGAATCGAGCGGTACCTGACGCAGTTCGAGTTGCTCGACGACGCCGACAGGCGCATCGACGCGTACTCGAAGGGGATGAAACAGAAGACCGCCTTCGTGCAGAGCGTCCTCCACGACCCCGACGTGCTCTTTTTGGACGAACCGACTTCGGGGCTCGATCCCCGCGCCGCGCGGCGGATCCGGGAGTCGATACTGGCCTTCGCCGACGCTGGCACGACGGTCTTCCTCTCGACGCACATCCTGCCGGTCGTCGAGGCCGTCGCCGACGAGGTGGGCGTCCTCTACGAAGGTCGACTCGTCGCCGAAGGCCCGCCGGACGCGGTGACGTCGCGCGCGGCGACGGGCGAGAGCGGGTCGCTGGAGGACGCCTTCCTCGCGGTCACGGGCGGCGAAGACGACGTCGCCGACGGCGACGAGACCGGTCCGAACGCGTCTGAGCCATGA
- a CDS encoding DUF5789 family protein produces the protein MSREVHFSDVSEALEELEYPIERSEAGAELADVTLVLADGREDFGDLISQTSSDVFESAEDLESELHNTLPRGAVGEPFQSEGDA, from the coding sequence ATGAGCCGAGAAGTACACTTCAGCGACGTCAGCGAAGCCCTCGAAGAACTAGAGTACCCGATCGAGCGGTCGGAGGCCGGCGCGGAACTGGCCGACGTGACGCTCGTTCTGGCGGACGGGCGCGAGGACTTCGGTGACCTGATCAGCCAGACCAGCAGCGACGTCTTCGAGTCGGCCGAAGACCTCGAATCCGAACTGCACAACACGCTCCCGCGGGGGGCCGTTGGCGAACCCTTCCAGTCGGAGGGCGACGCCTGA
- a CDS encoding lipopolysaccharide biosynthesis protein, translating to MRDRLREFVRRLVPSGSVVQRTMKSGIWVSVTTVSVRFSQILMLIVLARLLSPRDFGLMGIALLTVSATRRFTDIGINAALIQDVEENVDKYLNTTWSLEAGRGLLIFAVLFVAAPFIADLFSEPGATTLIRVLGLSPFLIGLRNPGVVYFQKDLSFHKNFVWQSSAALTQFVVGVAYALYSPTVWALVFASLSRSFVKFALSYVLHDYRPWPAFEIETARKLIDYGKWITGASIVGFIYSEGDDAFVGWFLSATALGFYQYAYRLADTPASEFSGIISQITFPAYSQLQDDLDEVREALIQTTRLTAFVAFPLAFGIALVTPSFVPVVLGEEWEPMIVTMQILALYGLMHAITRNFGAVWKALGRPDYIAKLGFLRVCCIALLIWPATARWGIEGTALVVVGVYILPMLPIDVYLAARIVNGRSMQLYTEYVYPLVAATVMFGSLRYATSVTDLSPLVELVVLVPIGALLYFVVAYLLERQFDWGIEHNLRMIRDGLRG from the coding sequence ATGAGAGACCGACTTCGGGAGTTCGTGAGACGCCTCGTTCCGTCCGGCTCCGTCGTCCAGCGGACGATGAAGAGCGGCATCTGGGTGTCGGTGACGACGGTCTCGGTCCGGTTCTCACAGATACTGATGCTCATCGTCCTCGCGCGGCTGCTCTCGCCGCGGGACTTCGGGCTGATGGGCATCGCGCTCCTGACGGTCTCCGCGACGAGGCGGTTCACCGACATCGGAATCAACGCCGCCCTCATTCAGGACGTCGAGGAAAACGTCGACAAGTATCTCAACACGACGTGGAGCCTGGAGGCCGGGCGCGGCCTCCTCATCTTCGCCGTGCTGTTCGTCGCGGCACCGTTCATCGCCGACCTGTTCAGCGAGCCCGGCGCGACGACGCTCATCCGGGTACTGGGACTCAGCCCGTTCCTGATCGGACTGCGGAACCCGGGCGTGGTGTACTTCCAGAAGGACCTCTCCTTTCACAAGAACTTCGTCTGGCAGAGCAGCGCCGCCCTGACGCAGTTCGTCGTCGGCGTCGCGTACGCCCTGTACTCGCCGACGGTCTGGGCGCTCGTGTTCGCCTCGCTGAGCCGGTCGTTCGTCAAGTTCGCCCTCTCGTACGTCCTCCACGACTACCGTCCCTGGCCCGCGTTCGAGATCGAGACCGCGCGGAAACTCATCGACTACGGGAAGTGGATCACCGGCGCGTCCATCGTGGGGTTCATTTACAGCGAGGGCGACGACGCCTTCGTCGGGTGGTTCCTCTCCGCGACGGCGCTTGGGTTCTACCAGTACGCCTACCGGCTGGCCGACACGCCCGCCTCGGAGTTCTCCGGGATCATCTCACAGATCACGTTCCCCGCGTACTCGCAGTTGCAGGACGACCTCGACGAGGTGCGGGAGGCACTCATTCAGACGACCCGTCTCACCGCGTTCGTCGCCTTCCCGCTCGCGTTCGGAATCGCGCTCGTCACGCCGAGTTTCGTCCCGGTCGTCTTGGGCGAGGAGTGGGAGCCGATGATCGTGACGATGCAGATCCTCGCGCTGTACGGACTGATGCACGCGATCACGCGCAACTTCGGTGCCGTCTGGAAGGCGCTCGGGCGGCCCGACTACATCGCGAAACTCGGGTTCCTGCGGGTTTGCTGCATCGCGCTCTTGATCTGGCCCGCCACGGCCAGGTGGGGCATCGAGGGAACGGCGCTCGTCGTCGTCGGCGTGTACATCCTCCCGATGTTACCGATCGACGTCTACCTCGCCGCGCGGATCGTGAACGGCCGGTCGATGCAACTCTACACCGAGTACGTGTACCCGCTCGTCGCCGCCACCGTGATGTTCGGATCGCTGCGGTATGCGACCTCCGTGACCGATCTCTCCCCGCTCGTCGAACTCGTCGTGCTCGTCCCGATCGGTGCCCTGCTGTACTTCGTCGTCGCCTACCTGCTCGAACGGCAGTTCGACTGGGGCATCGAGCACAACCTCCGGATGATCAGGGACGGACTCCGTGGGTGA
- a CDS encoding glycosyltransferase family 4 protein: MKPTDELTVLLMSGSWYGGNAYMTLLSRALRDHGVEVRTPDLLLFFPLTRTALRNRDADVMQLDWIYDYYATDDLDSRRLNDLVSFLRAAAFLFDLLAVSLFDVRIVRTVHNKRSHEGIYPRTERIVSECVFWVADAVTVKCSAAADEIAAAYRVPEAKELSVVPDGNYIDAYENDVSRATARSDLGIDGESFVFVFFGQIRPYKGVPKLVEAFSSLDLPEAELWIVGSPHTDDIEAQVTALAASDPRIETRLAFVPDDRIQYYLNAADVLVLPYRKILNSGSAHLGLSFATPIVAPKIGCLPETVPPENDLLYDPAADGLTRALRQAYESTDLDRVGRANYQRARALNWDRTCELLLDVYVE, translated from the coding sequence ATGAAACCCACCGACGAACTCACTGTACTACTGATGAGCGGCAGCTGGTACGGGGGGAACGCGTACATGACGCTGTTGTCGAGGGCACTCCGAGACCACGGGGTCGAGGTGCGAACCCCGGACCTCCTGCTCTTCTTCCCGCTCACCCGGACGGCGCTCCGGAACCGCGACGCCGACGTGATGCAACTCGACTGGATATACGACTACTACGCGACGGACGACTTAGACTCCCGGCGCCTGAACGACCTAGTGTCGTTCCTGCGGGCGGCCGCGTTCCTCTTCGACCTCCTCGCCGTCTCACTGTTTGACGTGCGGATCGTACGCACGGTTCACAACAAGCGGAGCCACGAGGGGATCTACCCCCGGACCGAACGGATCGTCAGCGAGTGCGTGTTCTGGGTCGCCGACGCCGTCACGGTCAAGTGCTCGGCGGCCGCCGACGAGATCGCCGCCGCGTATCGCGTTCCCGAGGCGAAAGAGCTGTCGGTCGTCCCGGACGGAAACTACATCGACGCGTACGAGAACGACGTCTCGCGGGCGACCGCCAGGTCAGATCTCGGGATCGATGGGGAGTCCTTCGTGTTCGTGTTCTTCGGGCAGATCCGACCGTACAAGGGAGTCCCAAAACTCGTCGAGGCGTTCTCGTCGCTCGATCTTCCCGAGGCGGAACTCTGGATCGTCGGGAGCCCGCACACCGACGACATCGAAGCCCAAGTCACGGCGCTCGCCGCGTCGGACCCGCGGATCGAGACGAGGCTCGCGTTCGTCCCCGACGACCGCATCCAGTACTACCTGAACGCGGCGGACGTGCTCGTTCTCCCCTACCGGAAGATACTCAACTCCGGTTCGGCGCACCTGGGGCTCTCCTTCGCGACGCCGATCGTGGCCCCGAAGATCGGCTGTCTCCCGGAGACCGTCCCGCCCGAGAACGACCTCCTCTACGACCCCGCCGCCGACGGATTGACCCGGGCGCTGCGACAGGCCTACGAGTCGACCGATCTCGACCGGGTGGGTCGGGCGAACTACCAGCGTGCTCGCGCCCTGAACTGGGATCGAACGTGTGAGCTCCTGCTCGACGTGTACGTGGAGTGA
- a CDS encoding sugar phosphate isomerase/epimerase family protein has protein sequence MAQVTARSSVSGSRPRAAIQLHTLRDMDAPLSERIRRVADAGFEGVEFAGTFLETNPHAVRETLDDTGVTPVAAHVDLARIEADVEALADRMRHVGCRHVIIPHLSGGHFRSKADVDALALRLEKLAGRLDNYGIQLSYHVSREPFLPLLDRYGLATPARLPSPGIVWRLAAETIDLTIRGSSRTLDVTAFDRLVSRTDELTFEVDVGWVAAGGYDPVAVFERLGDRMPLIHVADVRRVKRFPPAYRSVPPGTGILDLDRVLDAARRSDVGWLVYEDDDPEDPAAAIDHGRSVLDR, from the coding sequence ATGGCTCAGGTCACCGCCAGGAGCTCTGTCTCGGGGTCGCGACCCCGGGCAGCCATCCAACTGCACACGCTTCGTGATATGGACGCCCCGCTCTCAGAGCGGATACGGCGCGTCGCCGACGCCGGTTTCGAGGGCGTCGAGTTCGCGGGGACGTTTCTCGAAACGAACCCGCACGCCGTCCGGGAGACCCTCGACGACACCGGCGTGACGCCCGTGGCCGCCCACGTGGACCTCGCGCGGATCGAGGCGGACGTCGAGGCCCTCGCGGACCGGATGCGCCACGTCGGGTGCCGACACGTCATCATACCGCACCTCAGCGGCGGACACTTCCGGTCGAAAGCCGACGTCGACGCGCTCGCGCTCCGTCTCGAAAAACTCGCCGGGCGCCTCGACAACTACGGCATCCAGCTCTCCTATCACGTCTCGCGAGAGCCGTTTCTCCCGCTACTCGACCGCTACGGCCTCGCGACGCCCGCGCGCCTCCCCTCGCCGGGGATCGTCTGGCGACTCGCCGCCGAGACGATCGATCTCACGATCAGGGGCTCGTCTCGCACACTCGACGTCACGGCGTTCGATCGACTCGTCTCCCGAACGGACGAGCTGACGTTCGAGGTGGACGTCGGCTGGGTCGCCGCCGGTGGCTACGATCCGGTGGCGGTCTTCGAGCGTCTCGGCGATCGGATGCCGCTGATCCACGTCGCCGACGTTCGACGCGTGAAGCGGTTCCCGCCGGCGTACCGGTCTGTCCCGCCCGGCACGGGAATCCTCGATCTCGACCGGGTGCTCGACGCCGCTCGCCGGAGTGACGTCGGCTGGCTCGTCTACGAAGACGACGACCCCGAGGATCCCGCGGCGGCGATCGACCACGGTCGCTCGGTACTCGACCGGTAG
- a CDS encoding metal-dependent hydrolase, giving the protein MWPWEHVFFAYVLFSLYVHGRHRERPTDAAVVVLAFGAVLPDLIDKPLAWQFGLFETGYAVAHSVFVVVPALFGLALLARRRGSETLTVAFTVGYLLHLVGDVLPASLSRRTVDLSPVLWPVSNRPPIDAGGTFAESTLTLLVRYVAQLLTLELTLVVALQLGSVLVGTVLWLSDGSPGLRVLTSPLRWLREV; this is encoded by the coding sequence ATGTGGCCCTGGGAGCACGTTTTTTTCGCGTACGTACTATTCTCGCTGTACGTGCACGGCCGTCACCGCGAGCGACCGACGGACGCGGCCGTGGTGGTGCTCGCGTTCGGGGCGGTGCTCCCGGATCTCATCGACAAGCCGCTCGCGTGGCAGTTCGGCCTGTTCGAGACGGGATACGCCGTCGCACACTCGGTGTTCGTCGTCGTTCCGGCGCTGTTCGGCCTCGCCCTTCTCGCGCGTCGGAGAGGGTCAGAGACCCTGACCGTCGCGTTCACCGTCGGCTATCTCCTCCATCTCGTCGGCGACGTTCTGCCCGCCTCGCTGTCCAGGCGAACGGTGGATCTCTCTCCGGTCCTGTGGCCGGTCTCGAATCGGCCCCCGATCGACGCGGGGGGAACGTTCGCCGAGAGCACGCTCACGCTACTGGTCCGGTACGTCGCACAGCTGCTCACCCTCGAGCTCACACTGGTCGTCGCGCTACAGCTCGGGTCGGTCCTCGTCGGGACCGTCTTGTGGCTTTCGGACGGCAGTCCGGGTCTCAGGGTACTCACGTCCCCGCTCCGATGGCTTCGCGAGGTGTGA
- a CDS encoding asparagine synthase-related protein, which produces MSGICGGEMDSGELADTVSQLDGWNAETRWEYEFDDDALATTSPSIDSNGYTTWSDGRHAGVVYGTVTNLDELGYDERALFTAVLSDPVTVAAELEGEFLIACYDGSGDRHVVVTDKLGARTCFYTADGRFLYSTSMNSLVPLLEDPTVDMQAVNDMLLMGHMWGERTLLGKVRAMRAATVLEVADGERSATRYWKPDYEAHGGDSDGYFDELADRYEQAARRVAGTLPEEAGIWLSGGLDSRTTAAALLQNAPPGHLDRLLAYGYDANPPTEDNPKIASQIARELGIEYSQIPLTAETFAEDIERVIDVTDGMLQWNTTANLSPSYHIERDVPVLMEGVQGELIGDHLLRYHFDESRSIVETQFASEASASKEQVNKLLTEDVDPMRTFKEEAEKSPETTHRGKVLDIHYQNYYARAGLESNRLMRDRTGSRSMQVDGGYLEWCAKMPRYYRKGSFPLSHHVFKSDAGGVPYGTSIAKLELCRRVSPSLSEIRYERTKTKPARPYRFHVAGFVGNVVLSRLQSKATYAGGQLQDFWIRDTDTFVHEWVSQYVGDATDRSFFDADAVESVFERHMNGSNNASMLARITTLEYWLQNHLD; this is translated from the coding sequence ATGAGTGGAATCTGCGGCGGCGAGATGGATTCGGGCGAACTCGCCGATACGGTCTCTCAACTCGACGGGTGGAACGCAGAGACGAGGTGGGAGTACGAATTCGACGACGACGCGCTCGCAACCACCAGCCCGTCCATCGATTCGAACGGCTACACGACGTGGAGCGACGGGAGGCACGCGGGCGTCGTCTACGGAACGGTCACGAACCTCGACGAACTCGGCTACGACGAGCGGGCGCTGTTCACCGCGGTGCTGTCGGACCCGGTGACGGTGGCGGCGGAACTCGAAGGCGAGTTCCTAATCGCCTGTTATGACGGGTCCGGGGACCGCCACGTCGTGGTAACCGACAAGTTGGGGGCTCGAACCTGTTTTTACACCGCCGACGGTCGTTTCCTGTACTCGACGTCGATGAATTCGCTGGTGCCCCTCCTCGAGGACCCGACCGTCGATATGCAGGCCGTGAACGATATGCTGCTGATGGGTCATATGTGGGGCGAACGGACGCTCCTCGGGAAAGTTCGGGCGATGCGGGCCGCCACCGTACTCGAAGTGGCCGACGGAGAGCGATCGGCGACCCGGTACTGGAAGCCGGATTACGAGGCGCACGGCGGCGACAGCGACGGCTACTTCGACGAACTGGCCGACCGCTACGAACAGGCCGCGAGGCGGGTGGCCGGGACACTCCCCGAAGAGGCCGGAATCTGGCTGTCCGGCGGGCTCGACAGTCGGACGACGGCGGCAGCTCTCCTCCAAAACGCCCCACCCGGCCACCTCGACCGCCTCCTCGCTTACGGGTACGATGCGAACCCGCCGACGGAGGACAACCCGAAGATAGCGTCGCAGATAGCCCGCGAGTTGGGCATCGAGTATTCGCAGATTCCGCTGACTGCAGAGACGTTCGCCGAGGACATCGAGCGAGTCATCGACGTGACCGACGGGATGCTCCAGTGGAACACGACGGCGAACCTCTCCCCGTCCTACCACATCGAACGCGACGTGCCGGTGCTGATGGAGGGCGTGCAGGGAGAACTTATCGGCGATCATCTCCTGCGGTATCACTTCGACGAATCCCGGTCCATCGTCGAGACCCAGTTCGCGAGCGAAGCGTCTGCCAGCAAGGAGCAGGTGAACAAACTGCTCACCGAAGACGTTGATCCGATGAGGACGTTCAAAGAGGAGGCAGAGAAGAGTCCCGAGACCACCCACCGCGGGAAGGTGCTCGATATCCACTACCAGAACTACTACGCTCGTGCCGGACTCGAAAGCAACCGGCTGATGCGCGACCGGACGGGGAGCCGTTCGATGCAGGTTGACGGCGGCTACCTCGAGTGGTGCGCGAAAATGCCCCGTTACTACCGGAAAGGGTCGTTTCCGCTATCGCACCACGTGTTCAAGTCCGACGCAGGCGGCGTTCCGTACGGGACGTCGATAGCGAAGTTGGAGCTGTGCCGGCGAGTATCGCCGAGCCTCTCCGAGATCCGGTACGAACGGACGAAGACGAAGCCGGCGCGGCCGTACCGGTTTCACGTCGCGGGATTCGTCGGCAACGTCGTCCTCAGCCGCCTCCAATCGAAAGCCACCTACGCGGGCGGGCAGCTACAGGACTTTTGGATTCGGGACACCGATACGTTCGTCCACGAGTGGGTGTCTCAGTACGTCGGCGACGCCACAGACCGGTCCTTCTTCGACGCCGACGCGGTCGAGTCGGTGTTTGAACGGCATATGAACGGCAGCAACAACGCCTCGATGCTTGCACGGATAACGACGCTGGAGTACTGGCTTCAAAATCACCTCGACTGA